Proteins encoded in a region of the Isosphaeraceae bacterium EP7 genome:
- a CDS encoding Xaa-Pro aminopeptidase, which translates to MHISAGRPLSWIRVLTTLALLSGPSIVQASGVEGRSGSSAGQPLAVFRARRAALIEAASAEARQCTGKEAKPIIVITGAVVGELAGKYRQDNDFCYLTGVEAPHASLILIPDAAGVGETLYLPPRDPETERFDGPQPEPDAETARLLGFGRVESTTKFLADLFTLVGDPLKRIKRPGKVVLFVVQPEGRGLEEPGSGAALVRILRDGAPTTPIRDILPLLHEMRRIKSPPEISLLRRAIEITGEAQAEVARSIRPELYEYQLEGRIVGAFLAGGAMRAGFPSIVGSGPNATVLHHMENNRRMGDGELVVCDIGAEYRYYTADITRTYPTSGTFTPRQRAVYQLVLDVQSDAAAQFQIGVSTLDSMHRRAVEHLKSSELRARDSEGVERTMDAFFTHGLGHYLGMDVHDVGDRTKPLSAGSVFTIEPGLYIPSEAIGVRIEDDYLVNESGLEKLSRAIPSEPDAVEKSIAAGRARP; encoded by the coding sequence ATGCACATTTCCGCGGGTCGGCCGCTCAGTTGGATCAGGGTCCTGACGACTCTCGCCCTCCTCTCCGGACCAAGCATAGTACAGGCCTCTGGTGTTGAGGGGCGATCCGGCTCATCAGCGGGCCAGCCGCTTGCCGTTTTCCGTGCCCGTCGCGCGGCACTTATCGAGGCCGCCTCGGCGGAGGCCAGGCAGTGCACGGGTAAGGAAGCGAAGCCAATCATCGTGATCACCGGGGCGGTCGTCGGCGAGCTTGCGGGCAAGTACCGACAAGACAATGACTTCTGCTACCTGACGGGCGTTGAGGCACCCCACGCGTCGCTGATTTTAATCCCCGACGCCGCCGGAGTGGGCGAGACGCTCTACCTTCCTCCCAGGGATCCCGAGACGGAGCGGTTCGACGGCCCCCAGCCCGAACCCGATGCTGAAACCGCACGCCTCCTTGGATTCGGCCGTGTCGAATCGACCACAAAGTTCCTGGCCGACCTCTTTACCTTGGTGGGCGACCCGCTGAAGCGGATCAAGAGGCCCGGGAAGGTCGTCCTCTTTGTCGTCCAACCGGAGGGGAGAGGGCTCGAGGAACCAGGATCGGGAGCCGCGTTGGTCCGCATACTCCGCGACGGCGCACCAACCACGCCGATCCGCGATATCCTACCATTGCTGCACGAGATGCGCCGAATCAAGTCACCACCGGAGATCAGCCTCCTGCGGCGGGCCATCGAGATCACCGGCGAGGCCCAGGCAGAGGTGGCCCGTTCCATCAGGCCCGAACTCTACGAATACCAGCTCGAAGGCAGGATCGTCGGAGCCTTCCTGGCGGGCGGGGCGATGCGTGCGGGGTTCCCCTCGATTGTTGGCTCAGGGCCCAACGCGACGGTCCTGCACCACATGGAGAACAACCGGCGGATGGGCGACGGCGAGCTGGTCGTCTGCGACATCGGGGCCGAATATCGCTATTACACCGCCGATATCACCCGGACTTATCCGACATCCGGCACCTTCACGCCCAGGCAACGGGCCGTCTATCAGCTGGTCCTCGACGTCCAATCCGACGCAGCAGCCCAGTTCCAGATCGGCGTCTCGACCCTCGACTCCATGCATCGGCGAGCCGTCGAGCACCTCAAGTCGAGCGAACTACGGGCCCGGGATTCCGAGGGGGTCGAGCGGACGATGGACGCCTTCTTCACCCATGGGCTGGGGCATTACCTGGGGATGGACGTGCACGACGTCGGTGATCGGACGAAGCCGCTGTCGGCCGGGTCGGTGTTCACGATCGAGCCGGGTCTCTACATCCCCTCCGAGGCGATCGGCGTACGGATCGAGGACGACTATCTCGTCAACGAGTCGGGCCTCGAGAAGCTCTCCAGGGCGATCCCGAGCGAACCCGACGCGGTCGAGAAGTCCATCGCGGCCGGCCGAGCCAGGCCCTGA
- a CDS encoding Calx-beta domain-containing protein codes for MEGRQLLATVPYITINSPKITEATGTNNVVPFTVNLTSASTSPVTMNYQTVNKTALAGSDYIATSGTLTFAPGERVKTIPVTVIGDSAVELSEVFGIQLSGAQNGVLIGSVGIATILDNDAWVAPKLNTGDVQMMRGFTGSKTMVFNVSLNTTVKTSVTVDVATSNVTALAGKDYAALSQRLTFLPGETIKQVFITIYGTETVSADKIFYLKLSGANVELARTAAAGVLKYGA; via the coding sequence ATGGAAGGAAGACAGCTGTTGGCGACGGTGCCTTACATCACCATCAACAGCCCGAAGATCACCGAGGCGACCGGCACGAACAACGTCGTGCCGTTCACGGTCAATCTGACCAGCGCCTCGACGAGCCCGGTCACGATGAATTATCAGACCGTCAACAAGACGGCCCTCGCCGGCTCCGATTACATCGCGACGAGCGGGACGCTGACCTTCGCGCCGGGCGAGCGGGTCAAGACCATCCCGGTCACGGTGATCGGCGATTCGGCGGTCGAATTGAGCGAGGTGTTCGGGATCCAGCTCTCGGGTGCCCAGAATGGGGTTCTGATCGGCTCGGTGGGCATCGCCACCATCCTGGACAACGACGCCTGGGTCGCTCCCAAGTTGAACACCGGCGACGTCCAGATGATGCGAGGGTTCACGGGTTCGAAAACAATGGTTTTCAACGTGAGCCTCAACACGACCGTCAAGACTTCCGTCACCGTGGATGTCGCGACCAGCAACGTGACTGCGCTCGCCGGGAAGGATTACGCGGCATTGAGCCAGAGGCTGACCTTCTTGCCGGGTGAGACGATCAAGCAGGTGTTTATCACCATTTACGGGACCGAGACGGTCTCTGCGGACAAGATCTTCTACCTCAAGTTGTCCGGTGCCAACGTCGAACTGGCCCGAACGGCGGCGGCCGGAGTGCTCAAATACGGAGCCTGA
- a CDS encoding peptidoglycan recognition family protein yields MRHASQIRRLFLALVALSAFRPAIADDAPPKSAPKVGARLARDGDEIVVCGQLYHTGTPVVTWMDPGGFDAYRVDRRFVPVERAGWKETAKEKALESPARYGSRRAAMEPAAFERTRADGWDLPTLQGVVDQFVIHYDVAGTSRRCFETLHDKRGLSVHFMLDLDGTIYQTLDLKDAGFHATIANSRSVGIEIANAGAHADPGALDRWYARGADGKVALQIQNRKDNEGYRDPSVLPLRPIRDELIVGRVQDQSLNQYDLTPQQYAALIKLTATLCTLLPRITCDYPRDPSGTLIPRKLAPDSYKAYHGILGHYHVQLNKTDPGPAFQWDKVIEGARVLLKPAP; encoded by the coding sequence ATGCGACACGCTAGCCAGATTCGACGCCTTTTCTTGGCGCTCGTCGCCCTCTCCGCATTCCGTCCCGCGATCGCGGACGATGCTCCGCCGAAATCCGCCCCTAAGGTGGGCGCGAGGCTGGCCAGAGACGGGGACGAGATCGTCGTCTGTGGCCAGCTCTATCACACGGGTACGCCGGTCGTGACCTGGATGGACCCCGGCGGCTTCGATGCCTACCGGGTCGACCGCCGATTCGTCCCGGTCGAGCGTGCGGGCTGGAAGGAGACCGCGAAGGAGAAGGCGCTCGAGTCGCCGGCCCGCTATGGCTCCCGACGCGCCGCGATGGAGCCGGCCGCCTTCGAGCGGACCCGGGCAGACGGCTGGGATCTGCCTACCCTCCAGGGGGTCGTCGACCAGTTCGTCATTCATTACGACGTCGCGGGCACGAGTCGCCGCTGCTTCGAGACCCTGCACGATAAGCGGGGCCTCAGCGTCCACTTCATGCTCGACCTGGACGGGACCATCTACCAGACGCTCGACCTGAAGGATGCAGGCTTCCACGCCACGATCGCCAACTCGCGATCCGTCGGCATCGAGATCGCCAACGCGGGGGCCCACGCAGATCCCGGGGCGCTGGACCGTTGGTACGCCCGCGGCGCCGACGGCAAGGTCGCACTCCAGATCCAGAACCGCAAGGACAACGAGGGATACCGAGATCCTTCCGTCCTCCCGCTCCGACCGATCCGCGATGAACTCATCGTCGGCCGGGTCCAGGATCAGTCCCTGAATCAGTACGATCTCACCCCCCAGCAATACGCCGCCCTCATCAAGCTGACTGCAACGCTTTGCACGCTCCTGCCCCGCATCACCTGCGATTATCCACGCGACCCCAGCGGGACTCTCATTCCACGCAAGCTCGCCCCCGACTCCTACAAGGCCTACCACGGAATCCTCGGTCACTACCACGTCCAACTCAACAAGACCGACCCCGGCCCCGCCTTCCAGTGGGACAAAGTCATCGAGGGTGCACGCGTCCTGTTGAAGCCCGCCCCCTGA
- a CDS encoding amidohydrolase family protein, with protein MADRISRRDALRHTAALALAASAPAIRTAKASTIGLKEPMIPIVDTHQHLWDTTKFTLPWLKPGEPLSRSYLMADYLAATAGQNVVKTIYMEVDLRVDQQAAEADYVIGLCRAGDNPMVGAVISGRPSSDGFKAYIGKYKDTPEVKGLRQVLHGEETPPGYCLSPAFIAGIRHLGELGKSYDICIRPAELADAARLVDACPGTSFILDHCGNADVRSKDRSAWKSGIDALAKKPNLVCKVSGIVASAKGFPWTADDLAPIVDHVLDAFGPDRVIFGGDWPVCTLAATYIEWLDALKEIIADRSESDRRKLFHDNALRIYHLS; from the coding sequence ATGGCCGATCGAATCAGCAGGCGCGACGCCCTCCGCCACACCGCGGCGCTTGCACTGGCCGCCTCCGCCCCAGCAATTCGGACCGCCAAGGCCTCGACGATTGGACTGAAGGAACCCATGATCCCCATCGTCGACACTCATCAACACCTCTGGGACACGACCAAGTTCACCCTCCCCTGGCTCAAGCCCGGAGAGCCCCTCTCGCGCAGCTATCTCATGGCCGACTACCTGGCCGCCACCGCCGGCCAGAACGTCGTCAAGACCATCTACATGGAGGTCGACCTCAGGGTCGACCAGCAGGCCGCCGAGGCCGACTACGTCATCGGGCTTTGCCGGGCCGGCGACAACCCCATGGTCGGCGCCGTCATCTCGGGCAGGCCCTCGTCCGACGGCTTCAAGGCCTACATCGGGAAATATAAGGACACACCCGAGGTCAAGGGGCTGCGTCAGGTCCTCCACGGCGAGGAGACCCCCCCCGGCTATTGCCTCAGCCCCGCTTTCATCGCCGGGATCCGGCACCTGGGCGAGCTCGGCAAGAGCTACGATATCTGCATCCGTCCCGCCGAGCTGGCCGATGCCGCCAGGCTGGTCGACGCATGCCCCGGCACCTCATTCATCCTCGACCACTGCGGCAACGCCGACGTTCGGTCGAAGGATCGGTCCGCCTGGAAGTCCGGCATCGATGCCCTGGCCAAGAAACCGAACCTCGTCTGCAAGGTCTCCGGCATCGTCGCCTCCGCCAAGGGGTTCCCCTGGACTGCCGACGACCTCGCCCCCATTGTCGACCATGTCCTCGATGCATTCGGCCCCGATCGCGTCATCTTCGGCGGGGACTGGCCCGTCTGCACCCTCGCCGCAACCTACATCGAGTGGCTCGATGCCCTGAAGGAGATCATCGCCGACCGCTCCGAGTCCGATCGCCGCAAGCTCTTTCACGACAACGCTCTGCGAATCTACCACCTCTCGTAA
- a CDS encoding hemolysin III family protein — protein MFLFDPREPISTWTHAFGAFVALPVAIWLWRLCIGDQTRRLSFAVFGAGIFGCYAASTMYHGVQGSGNEIAFFITVDRVGIFGLIAATYTPILCVVFRGRARALSLAFVWGYAALCIWLYVKFGTPRALFNTALYLGMGWGGLLFYFEAEKRLTRRAMLPLVLGGLSYSIGAIINFAGWPNPVDNVFGNHEIFHLFVMAGTAFHIDFMARVIAPFRGTTRRRPNVNTRIGSGPLLDLQSMAAPQCKPGEN, from the coding sequence ATGTTCCTGTTCGACCCGCGCGAGCCGATCAGCACCTGGACTCATGCCTTTGGCGCATTCGTTGCCCTGCCCGTGGCCATCTGGCTCTGGCGTCTCTGCATCGGCGACCAGACCCGCAGGCTGAGCTTCGCCGTATTCGGCGCCGGGATCTTCGGCTGCTACGCCGCCAGCACCATGTATCACGGCGTGCAGGGCTCGGGCAACGAGATCGCGTTCTTCATCACGGTCGATCGCGTAGGTATCTTCGGCCTCATCGCCGCAACCTATACACCCATCCTCTGCGTCGTCTTCCGGGGTCGGGCTCGGGCGCTTTCCCTGGCGTTCGTCTGGGGTTATGCAGCCCTCTGCATCTGGCTCTACGTCAAATTCGGCACGCCCCGCGCGTTGTTCAACACCGCGTTGTATCTGGGCATGGGCTGGGGTGGGCTCCTCTTCTACTTCGAGGCCGAGAAGCGTCTCACTCGACGCGCGATGTTGCCCCTCGTGCTAGGCGGTCTCAGCTACAGCATCGGCGCGATCATCAACTTCGCCGGTTGGCCCAACCCCGTCGATAACGTCTTCGGCAACCACGAGATCTTCCACCTCTTCGTCATGGCTGGCACCGCCTTTCACATCGACTTCATGGCCCGGGTCATCGCCCCCTTCCGGGGGACCACCCGCCGCAGGCCCAATGTCAACACCCGCATCGGCAGCGGCCCGCTCCTCGATCTACAGTCGATGGCCGCCCCCCAATGCAAGCCGGGCGAGAACTGA
- a CDS encoding sugar phosphate isomerase/epimerase family protein — MKRRSWLASSSALFTGAGLAAPAASRARLVEDAEPFGYSLNTSTISGQKLPITQVVDIAAKAGYRGIEPWVRELDQHVADGGSLKDLGTRIADAGLSVEGAIGFFDWGVDDEARRGKAMDEARRNMDLVRQIGGKRLAAPPAGLVDVAGVDLLKLAERYRALLVLGDEMDVVPQLEIWGFSKTLGRLGEAALVAIEASHPKACILPDVYHLHRGGSGFGSIPMLSGSDFHVFHVNDFPATPEASKLDDSHRVYPGDGVAPLTSLLRNLRSIGFRGMLSLELFNRELWKQDPLVVARTGLEKIKAAVQTSLAP; from the coding sequence ATGAAACGCCGATCCTGGCTCGCCTCCTCTTCCGCACTTTTCACGGGCGCCGGCCTCGCGGCACCCGCCGCCTCCCGCGCCCGGCTTGTCGAAGACGCGGAGCCCTTCGGCTACAGCCTGAATACGAGCACGATCTCAGGTCAGAAGCTACCGATCACGCAGGTCGTCGACATCGCCGCCAAGGCCGGCTATCGGGGGATCGAGCCCTGGGTCCGCGAGCTGGACCAGCACGTTGCCGACGGCGGCTCGCTCAAGGACCTCGGCACTCGCATCGCCGACGCGGGGCTCAGCGTCGAAGGGGCCATCGGCTTCTTCGACTGGGGCGTTGACGATGAGGCACGCCGGGGCAAGGCTATGGACGAGGCCCGGCGCAATATGGATCTCGTCCGCCAGATCGGCGGAAAGAGGCTGGCCGCACCCCCGGCCGGGCTCGTCGACGTCGCCGGGGTCGACCTCCTCAAGCTCGCCGAGAGGTATCGCGCGCTTCTCGTGCTCGGCGACGAAATGGACGTCGTGCCTCAGCTCGAAATCTGGGGCTTCTCCAAGACCCTCGGCCGGCTGGGTGAGGCCGCGCTGGTCGCCATCGAGGCCAGCCACCCTAAGGCCTGCATCCTCCCGGACGTCTACCACCTGCATCGCGGAGGATCCGGCTTCGGCTCGATCCCCATGCTCTCAGGCTCGGACTTTCACGTCTTCCACGTCAATGACTTCCCCGCCACCCCCGAGGCCTCCAAGCTCGACGACTCCCACCGCGTCTACCCGGGCGACGGAGTCGCGCCCCTGACTTCGCTCCTACGCAACCTCAGGTCGATCGGCTTCCGGGGCATGCTCTCGCTGGAACTCTTCAACCGAGAACTCTGGAAGCAAGACCCGCTCGTGGTCGCCCGAACAGGCCTGGAGAAGATCAAGGCCGCGGTGCAGACGAGCCTTGCGCCCTAA
- a CDS encoding VOC family protein produces the protein MSRVLNFEIHASDPETMAAFYTALFGWTIRKWEGPLDYWTMITGPAEEPGINGGLIRRHGDAPSKQSVNAFVCTVGVDSAESSLAKAVELGAEVALPLMAVPGIGWLCYAKDPDGNVFGMMQADPTAA, from the coding sequence ATGTCACGAGTTCTCAACTTCGAGATCCACGCGTCCGACCCCGAGACGATGGCCGCGTTCTATACAGCCCTCTTCGGCTGGACGATCCGGAAGTGGGAAGGCCCCCTGGATTACTGGACGATGATCACCGGCCCGGCGGAGGAGCCGGGGATCAATGGAGGCCTGATCCGTCGGCATGGGGATGCGCCATCGAAGCAGTCAGTCAATGCGTTCGTCTGCACGGTTGGAGTGGACTCGGCGGAGTCGTCCCTGGCGAAGGCCGTGGAGCTGGGCGCGGAGGTGGCGCTGCCGCTGATGGCGGTGCCGGGGATCGGCTGGCTCTGTTACGCGAAGGATCCCGACGGCAATGTCTTCGGGATGATGCAGGCGGATCCGACGGCGGCCTGA